The following are encoded together in the Cyanobacterium aponinum PCC 10605 genome:
- a CDS encoding CopG family transcriptional regulator, whose product MPEKTPPSTFNNSNTDDVQKKLILPHEKNLENAYREANNEIDNLWDALIADGLDDEMW is encoded by the coding sequence ATGCCAGAGAAAACACCGCCATCAACTTTTAATAACTCTAATACAGATGACGTGCAAAAAAAATTAATATTACCCCATGAAAAAAATTTAGAAAATGCCTATAGGGAAGCTAATAACGAAATTGATAATTTATGGGATGCGTTAATTGCTGATGGATTAGATGATGAAATGTGGTGA
- the cruF gene encoding gamma-carotene 1'-hydroxylase CruF, translating into MIFGINLREIFTTKAGYFLIGHIVAMAFGLAGLLLVLPHPEFIANLPPIGQSAFSWSMIGGGVIYMILGWSAIAVYAYTQLGLWHWLGFMLPALSISLTSELLGTSTGFPFGAYHYLSGLGYKIAGLVPFTIPLSWFYLGFSSYLITRVGLNRLDIPNWLKDLGAIAFGALLLTSWDFVLDPAMSQTSVPFWQWDQPGEFFGMPYQNFIGWFATGAIFMSVATLIWRVKPLQWEKISLTIPTAVYLGNFGFAMIMSIGAGFYVPIFLGILLGVIPLIIFLRLAYKEETSDNNRQLVISN; encoded by the coding sequence ATGATATTTGGAATCAACTTGAGGGAAATTTTCACGACCAAAGCCGGTTATTTTCTCATCGGTCATATTGTAGCCATGGCTTTTGGTTTGGCTGGTTTATTGTTAGTCTTGCCTCATCCTGAATTTATCGCTAATTTACCCCCTATTGGTCAATCTGCATTCAGTTGGTCTATGATTGGGGGCGGAGTTATCTATATGATTTTAGGGTGGAGTGCGATCGCAGTTTATGCTTATACTCAATTAGGGTTATGGCATTGGTTAGGATTTATGCTTCCTGCCTTAAGTATTTCTTTAACCAGCGAGTTATTAGGTACGAGTACGGGTTTTCCCTTCGGTGCATATCATTATCTTTCAGGATTAGGTTATAAAATTGCTGGATTAGTGCCTTTCACTATTCCTCTTTCTTGGTTTTACCTCGGTTTCAGTAGCTATTTAATTACCAGAGTCGGTTTGAATAGATTAGATATTCCTAATTGGTTAAAAGACTTAGGTGCGATCGCATTTGGTGCATTATTATTAACCTCATGGGATTTTGTTTTAGATCCTGCCATGAGTCAAACATCTGTACCATTTTGGCAATGGGATCAACCGGGAGAATTTTTTGGAATGCCCTATCAAAACTTTATCGGTTGGTTTGCCACAGGAGCAATATTTATGAGTGTGGCAACCTTAATTTGGCGAGTTAAACCCTTACAGTGGGAAAAAATTTCTTTAACAATTCCTACTGCTGTATATTTAGGAAATTTTGGCTTTGCGATGATTATGAGTATCGGAGCAGGGTTTTATGTTCCTATTTTCCTCGGTATTTTACTGGGAGTTATACCCTTAATTATTTTTCTTCGATTGGCTTATAAGGAAGAAACTTCTGATAATAATAGACAATTAGTAATTAGTAATTAA
- a CDS encoding sensor histidine kinase: protein MKLIRQLQKIIKKIKIPSSSLQFQLTLELVILSVIGLGSVAFWAGWQMEQNLVAAHKQTLEYIAMRFPEQLEVYNEAESLETVIEKAISRVETSNLMVWVKNPQGQLLGQSSSLNNSLVEFQAVENTQQIPTKPQVVRFNGRDIVLCGTPLIVNGDMVGKLYLSQDITLDQQKLNFSLWRLFFISIVTVTVLVIAISYTISTGLKPLKKMSRVASTIKADDLSGAKLTLNQAPQEIIGLAQAFNEMLFRLSASWEQQRQFVGNVSHELRTPLTIVLGYLQSLLRRSDNLSTHQIQALETATAETERTIRMLEDLLDLARADSGNLHFHCQPLMLNTLVTEVAQMSQKVTDRTINLIITDEDVITCADQDRLQQVLINLVDNALKYSSPPQPIDIILEKCFPNALIHIRDYGIGISLAHQQRIFERFYRADDGMTRSRDGTGLGLALAKGMIEGMEGTIKVRSKPQEGSVFTISLPLWGE from the coding sequence ATGAAACTAATTAGACAGCTACAAAAAATCATAAAAAAAATAAAAATACCCTCCTCATCTTTGCAATTTCAATTAACCTTAGAATTAGTGATATTATCGGTGATAGGTTTAGGAAGTGTGGCTTTTTGGGCAGGGTGGCAAATGGAACAGAATTTAGTAGCCGCCCATAAACAAACCTTAGAATATATAGCAATGCGTTTCCCAGAACAATTAGAGGTTTATAATGAAGCCGAATCCCTTGAAACTGTTATCGAAAAAGCCATTTCACGGGTAGAAACATCAAACTTAATGGTATGGGTAAAAAATCCCCAAGGACAACTATTAGGACAATCTTCGTCTCTTAATAATTCTCTGGTAGAATTTCAAGCGGTAGAAAATACTCAACAAATACCAACTAAACCACAAGTTGTTAGATTTAATGGGCGTGATATTGTCTTGTGTGGTACTCCTTTGATTGTTAATGGGGATATGGTGGGAAAACTCTATCTTTCTCAGGATATAACCCTTGATCAACAAAAATTAAACTTTAGTCTCTGGCGCTTATTCTTTATTAGTATTGTTACAGTCACAGTTTTAGTTATTGCCATATCATATACTATTAGCACTGGTTTAAAACCTTTAAAAAAAATGAGTCGGGTTGCCTCTACTATCAAAGCAGATGATTTAAGTGGGGCAAAATTAACCCTAAATCAAGCACCTCAAGAGATAATTGGACTAGCACAAGCCTTTAATGAGATGTTATTTCGTCTTTCTGCTTCTTGGGAGCAACAACGGCAATTCGTTGGTAATGTTTCCCATGAGTTACGCACTCCTTTAACCATTGTTTTAGGTTATTTACAAAGCTTACTGCGCAGGAGTGATAATTTAAGCACCCATCAAATTCAGGCTTTAGAAACTGCTACGGCGGAAACGGAAAGAACTATTAGAATGTTAGAAGATTTATTGGATTTAGCCCGTGCAGATAGTGGTAATTTACATTTTCACTGTCAACCTTTGATGCTAAATACTTTGGTGACAGAAGTAGCCCAAATGAGTCAAAAAGTAACCGATCGCACCATCAATTTAATAATTACTGATGAGGATGTCATTACCTGTGCGGATCAAGATCGTCTGCAACAGGTTTTAATTAATTTAGTCGATAATGCCCTTAAATATTCTTCTCCCCCTCAACCCATTGATATTATTTTAGAGAAGTGTTTTCCCAATGCCCTAATTCATATTCGTGATTACGGTATCGGTATTTCTTTAGCACACCAACAACGAATCTTTGAAAGATTTTACCGTGCAGATGATGGTATGACTCGCTCACGGGATGGCACAGGGTTGGGATTAGCCCTTGCTAAGGGTATGATTGAAGGAATGGAAGGTACAATAAAAGTGCGATCGAAACCTCAAGAAGGCAGTGTTTTTACAATCAGTTTACCTTTATGGGGAGAATAA
- a CDS encoding response regulator transcription factor, translated as MTNSILVVEDDQRLSQFIVTELKLEGYEVATADDGMEALEKVREFPPDLIILDWMLPRISGLDVCLRLRKTGIKIPIILLTARDEIPDRVLGLNSGADDYLTKPFSIEELLARINARLRSSQVNDTSEILQFADLKLNLLTREVFRSKDSIELTAKEFDLLEYLLRHPRQVLSRNQIIENVWDFDFMGESNIIEVYIRALRLKLEVNQSPRLIHTVRGVGYVLKDSPS; from the coding sequence ATGACTAATTCAATTCTTGTAGTGGAAGATGATCAAAGACTATCTCAATTTATCGTCACTGAATTAAAATTAGAAGGCTATGAAGTGGCGACTGCTGATGATGGCATGGAAGCCTTAGAAAAAGTGAGAGAATTTCCTCCTGATTTAATTATCCTTGATTGGATGTTACCGAGAATCTCCGGGTTAGATGTCTGTTTGCGATTGCGCAAAACGGGTATTAAAATCCCTATTATATTATTAACTGCCAGAGATGAAATTCCCGATCGAGTTTTGGGCTTAAATTCTGGTGCAGATGATTATTTAACCAAACCTTTTAGTATTGAAGAATTGTTGGCAAGAATTAATGCTCGTCTGCGTAGTAGTCAAGTAAATGATACCTCAGAAATTCTCCAATTTGCAGACTTAAAACTGAATCTCTTAACTAGAGAAGTATTCAGGAGTAAGGATTCGATTGAACTAACGGCAAAAGAATTTGATCTATTAGAATATTTATTAAGACATCCCCGTCAAGTATTAAGTAGAAATCAAATTATCGAAAATGTCTGGGATTTTGACTTTATGGGAGAATCAAATATTATTGAGGTTTATATTCGGGCATTAAGACTCAAATTAGAAGTCAATCAATCCCCTCGTTTAATTCATACTGTCAGAGGAGTTGGTTATGTGTTAAAAGACTCTCCTTCTTAG
- a CDS encoding DUF3769 domain-containing protein yields MIPILSSTLIAVTPYNGSIQENNTTIVNQNPSSIILAEKDTSVFSPRVQREEISPIPISVENPPETTADGLGTPLKINSLGQSTVSFDDNSSFRFATDVKRLITVSRKGSSREYDFNTKGRGFSVVQNPNTQEGQEVVNSSLNVVEILADEQEYLDQQEIVKARGNVVIRFSNGVLRADLVSVNLRDRIAVAEGNVSLQRGEQSLRGDRFEYYFVRDEGVIFNAQGEIYQPNLAQDFRGDTGNNPVNAQILSQQIEANQPLRRVTSAEGYSFVVGSVRDLSLLQQAGGAPSTSSGGQINRFRFQAGKVDFNNEGWFATNIRITNDPFSPPEFEIRADTARLRSISPFQDELTTTKSRLVFDQTVSIPLFQDRLVFDRRDRRPGLFNIGFDGEDLGGLYIERDFEVYSDQKTRFTLTPRLLLQRAFFPDSFFDDNAIDSEENGGVFNPSSYGLVANLEVDFAERTRLNGILNFTGLDLDNIENRLRASVQLDQKLGELNAPHTLSLQYNYRDRLFNGSLGFQTVQQSYGVILTSPYIPIANSPFGLVYQASVQNINADTDREDLLRSKRENNRATLTRFQGAAIVTGNFLLWSGEALPPTPDQGLKFTPTPVVPYLSLNTGLTGVGSYYSNGETQPSITATVGLQGQIGHFSDLFFDYTGFQVSFSQGIRGDQSPFFFDRFADDQVLSLGLTQQLYGPIRAGVQSFINVKTNQEISTDYFLEFSRRTYNIILRYNPVLELGSVNLRISDFNWEGDAGSFEGSTGVRSVVDGVTRGN; encoded by the coding sequence ATGATTCCGATTCTTAGTAGTACATTAATTGCAGTTACTCCCTATAATGGTTCTATACAGGAAAATAATACTACTATTGTTAATCAGAATCCATCCTCGATTATTCTGGCTGAAAAAGATACTTCTGTTTTTTCCCCTCGTGTACAAAGGGAAGAAATTTCTCCTATTCCTATTTCTGTGGAAAATCCCCCGGAAACAACTGCGGATGGCTTAGGCACACCGTTGAAGATAAATAGTTTAGGACAATCAACGGTTAGTTTTGATGATAATTCTTCTTTTCGTTTTGCCACTGATGTAAAGCGTTTAATTACTGTCAGTCGTAAAGGCTCATCACGGGAATATGATTTTAACACTAAGGGGAGAGGTTTTTCTGTGGTGCAAAATCCAAATACTCAAGAGGGTCAAGAGGTTGTTAACTCTTCTTTAAATGTAGTGGAAATTCTGGCAGATGAGCAGGAATATTTAGATCAACAGGAAATTGTTAAGGCTAGGGGTAATGTGGTAATTCGTTTTTCTAATGGGGTGTTGAGGGCTGATTTAGTTTCTGTGAATTTGCGCGATCGCATCGCTGTAGCGGAGGGAAATGTAAGTTTACAAAGGGGGGAGCAAAGTTTAAGGGGCGATCGCTTCGAGTATTATTTTGTGAGGGATGAGGGGGTAATATTTAATGCTCAAGGGGAGATATATCAACCAAATCTAGCCCAAGATTTTCGGGGAGATACGGGGAATAATCCTGTTAATGCTCAAATTCTTTCTCAACAAATAGAAGCTAATCAACCCCTAAGAAGGGTGACATCGGCGGAAGGTTATAGTTTTGTGGTTGGTAGTGTGAGAGATTTATCTTTATTGCAACAGGCGGGGGGAGCACCTTCAACTTCCAGTGGAGGGCAAATTAATCGTTTTCGTTTTCAGGCGGGGAAAGTAGATTTTAATAACGAGGGATGGTTTGCCACTAATATACGTATTACCAATGATCCATTTTCTCCTCCAGAGTTTGAAATTCGAGCAGATACAGCAAGATTAAGAAGTATTTCTCCTTTTCAGGATGAATTAACAACTACTAAATCTCGGCTTGTATTTGACCAAACCGTTTCTATTCCTTTGTTTCAAGATCGTTTAGTTTTCGATAGGCGCGATCGCCGTCCCGGATTATTTAATATTGGATTTGATGGGGAAGATTTGGGGGGATTGTATATAGAAAGAGATTTTGAGGTTTATAGTGATCAAAAAACCCGTTTTACTTTAACTCCTCGCCTTCTACTACAAAGGGCATTTTTCCCCGATTCTTTCTTTGATGATAATGCCATTGATTCTGAGGAAAATGGGGGCGTATTTAACCCCAGTAGCTACGGTTTGGTAGCAAATTTAGAGGTGGATTTTGCTGAACGTACCCGCCTTAACGGAATTCTTAATTTTACTGGTTTAGACTTAGATAATATTGAAAATCGTCTGCGTGCCAGTGTGCAGTTAGATCAAAAACTAGGAGAATTAAACGCCCCTCACACCCTCAGCTTACAATACAATTACCGCGATCGCCTCTTTAACGGTTCATTAGGTTTCCAAACAGTACAACAAAGCTATGGAGTAATCCTTACCTCTCCTTATATTCCCATTGCCAATAGTCCTTTTGGTTTAGTTTATCAAGCCTCTGTTCAAAACATCAACGCTGACACCGATAGAGAAGATTTACTAAGAAGCAAAAGAGAAAATAACCGTGCCACTTTAACCCGTTTTCAAGGAGCTGCGATCGTTACTGGTAATTTTTTACTATGGTCAGGAGAGGCATTGCCTCCCACCCCAGATCAAGGGTTAAAATTTACTCCCACTCCTGTTGTGCCATATCTTAGTTTGAATACAGGATTAACAGGGGTTGGTAGTTATTACAGTAATGGTGAGACCCAACCCAGTATAACCGCAACCGTCGGACTACAAGGACAAATCGGTCATTTTTCTGATCTATTTTTTGACTACACGGGATTTCAGGTCAGTTTTAGTCAGGGTATTAGAGGGGATCAATCTCCCTTTTTCTTTGATCGCTTCGCAGATGATCAAGTGTTATCCCTAGGACTAACTCAACAATTATATGGACCAATCCGAGCAGGAGTTCAAAGTTTTATCAACGTTAAAACCAATCAAGAAATTAGTACCGACTACTTTTTAGAGTTTAGCCGTAGAACTTATAACATTATCTTACGCTACAACCCTGTTTTAGAATTAGGTTCTGTGAATCTGCGCATCAGTGATTTTAATTGGGAAGGTGATGCAGGGTCTTTTGAAGGTAGCACCGGAGTCCGTTCTGTTGTTGATGGTGTCACAAGAGGTAATTAG